In a single window of the Zea mays cultivar B73 chromosome 5, Zm-B73-REFERENCE-NAM-5.0, whole genome shotgun sequence genome:
- the LOC100281521 gene encoding ATP-dependent RNA helicase DDX23 isoform X2 yields MKRSADAMTEPVKPVFLTKAERERLALERRQAAVSDQRRTALDLIQSLPRPPPPPTSGGPPPSGSNPARRDSSNSNRDSDRDRDRDQDRERRRDDDSRRDRYRDRDRDRDRDRDDSSRRDRDRDRRDRDRDRDRDRDRDRGDRERDRLEKIAEREREKELDAIKEQYLGSKKPKKRVIKPSEKFRFSFDWENTEDTSRDMNALYQSPHEARLLFGRGFLAGIDRREQKKAAAVHEKETRAELRRKAGVEDRPEDDAVDKKKAAAAEIYDAFDMRVDRHWSEKTLEEMTERDWRIFREDFNISYKGSRIPRPMRKWSESKLGTELLRAIDKAGYEKPSPIQMAAIPLGLQQRDVIGIAETGSGKTAAFVLPMLSYITRLPPISEENEAEGPYAVVMAPTRELAQQIEEETVKFATYLGLKVVSIVGGQSIEEQGFKIRQGCEIVIATPGRLLDCLERRYAVLNQCNYVVLDEADRMIDMGFEPQVVGVLDAMPSSNLKPENEDEELDEKRIYRTTYMFSATMPPAVERLARKYLRNPVVVTIGTAGKATDLITQNVIMVKESEKMPRLQKILTDLGDKTAIVFCNTKKTADMRAKDLDKAGFRVTTLHGGKSQDQREISLDGFRNRRFNVLVATDVAGRGIDIPDVAHVINYEMPSSIDTYTHRIGRTDAYAEQQSRTT; encoded by the exons ATGAAGCGCTCCGCCGACGCGATGACTGAGCCGGTGAAGCCTGTGTTCCTCACCAAGGCGGAGCGGGAGCGCCTCGCGCTTGAGCGCCGCCAGGCCGCCGTCTCCGACCAGCGCCGCACCGCGCTCGACCTCATCCAGTCCCTGCCCCGGCCCCCTCCGCCGCCGACTTCCGGTGGTCCTCCCCCGTCCGGCTCCAACCCCGCACGTCGCGACTCCTCCAACTCCAACCGCGACTCCGACCGGGACAGGGACCGGGACCAAGACCGGGAACGCCGCCGCGACGACGACTCCCGCCGCGACCGATATCGGGATCGAGATCGAGATAGGGACCGCGACCGAGATGACTCCTCCCGCCGCGACAGGGACCGCGACCGGCGCGACCGTGATAGGGACCGGGACCGGGACCGCGACAGGGATCGCGGGGACCGGGAGAGGGACCGGCTGGAGAAgattgcggagcgggagcgtgagaAGGAGCTCGACGCGATCAAGGAGCAGTACCTCGGGTCCAAGAAGCCCAAGAAGCGGGTTATCAAGCCCTCTGAGAAGTTCCGCTTCTCCTTCGACTGGGAAAACACCGAGGACACCAGCCGGGACATGAATGCACTCTACCAGTCGCCGCACGAGGCCCGGCTGCTCTTTGGCCGGGGCTTCCTTGCCGGCATTGACCGACGTGAGCAGAAGAAGGCGGCAGCTGTGCACGAGAAGGAGACCCGTGCAGAGCTGCGGCGCAAGGCTGGTGTGGaggaccgtccggaggatgatGCGGTAGATaagaagaaggctgctgctgctgaaattTATGATGCTTTCGATATGCGTGTGGACAGGCACTGGTCCGAAAAGACACTCGAGGAGATGACTGAGCGGGATTGGCGAATTTTCCGTGAGGATTTCAATATCTCCTATAAGGGTTCTCGCATACCCCGACCGATGCGAAAGTGGAGTGAAAGCAAGCTTGGCACCGAGTTGCTTCGTGCTATTGACAAGGCTGGATATGAAAAACCGTCACCAATCCAGATGGCTGCCATTCCGCTAGGTCTACAGCAGCGTGATGTTATTGGTATTGCTGAGACAGGTTCTGGAAAGACTGCAGCTTTTGTACTCCCCATGTTGTCTTACATTACCCGATTGCCACCCATAAGCGAGGAGAATGAGGCCGAGGGTCCCTATGCCGTTGTTATGGCACCTACTCGTGAGCTTGCTCAACAGATTGAGGAGGAGACTGTGAAATTTGCAACCTATCTAGGCCTTAAAGTTGTCTCAATTGTTGGTGGCCAGTCAATTGAGGAGCAGGGTTTCAAGATTAGGCAGGGCTGTGAGATTGTAATTGCCACACCTGGTCGGCTTCTTGATTGCTTGGAAAGGAGGTATGCTGTTCTCAACCAGTGCAACTATGTTGTGCTCGATGAGGCTGATAGGATGATTGATATGGGCTTTGAGCCACAAGTTGTTGGTGTCCTTGACGCGATGCCATCGAGTAACTTGAAACctgaaaatgaggatgaggaactTGATGAGAAAAGGATTTACAGAACTACTTATATGTTCAGTGCCACCATGCCTCCTGCTGTGGAACGTCTTGCTAGGAAGTATCTCCGAAACCCAGTTGTTGTGACAATTGGTACGGCTGGCAAGGCCACTGATCTGATCACCCAGAATGTGATCATGGTGAAGGAGTCTGAGAAGATGCCACGGCTCCAGAAGATACTCACGGATCTTGGAGACAAGACTGCCATTGTGTTCTGCAATACTAAGAAGACAGCGGACATGCGCGCCAAGGATCTGGACAAGGCAGGCTTCCGCGTCACAACCCTACATGGTGGGAAGTCACAAGACCAGAGAGAGATTAGCCTTGATGGATTTAGAAACCGTCGGTTCAATGTTCTTGTGGCTACTGATGTTGCAGGACGTGGTATTGATATTCCTGATGTTGCACACGTGATTAACTATGAGATGCCTAGTTCAATCGACACATACACACATCGCATTGGAAGGACAG ATGCTTATGCAGAGCAACAGTCCCGTACCACCTGA
- the LOC100281521 gene encoding ATP-dependent RNA helicase DDX23 isoform X1, with protein sequence MKRSADAMTEPVKPVFLTKAERERLALERRQAAVSDQRRTALDLIQSLPRPPPPPTSGGPPPSGSNPARRDSSNSNRDSDRDRDRDQDRERRRDDDSRRDRYRDRDRDRDRDRDDSSRRDRDRDRRDRDRDRDRDRDRDRGDRERDRLEKIAEREREKELDAIKEQYLGSKKPKKRVIKPSEKFRFSFDWENTEDTSRDMNALYQSPHEARLLFGRGFLAGIDRREQKKAAAVHEKETRAELRRKAGVEDRPEDDAVDKKKAAAAEIYDAFDMRVDRHWSEKTLEEMTERDWRIFREDFNISYKGSRIPRPMRKWSESKLGTELLRAIDKAGYEKPSPIQMAAIPLGLQQRDVIGIAETGSGKTAAFVLPMLSYITRLPPISEENEAEGPYAVVMAPTRELAQQIEEETVKFATYLGLKVVSIVGGQSIEEQGFKIRQGCEIVIATPGRLLDCLERRYAVLNQCNYVVLDEADRMIDMGFEPQVVGVLDAMPSSNLKPENEDEELDEKRIYRTTYMFSATMPPAVERLARKYLRNPVVVTIGTAGKATDLITQNVIMVKESEKMPRLQKILTDLGDKTAIVFCNTKKTADMRAKDLDKAGFRVTTLHGGKSQDQREISLDGFRNRRFNVLVATDVAGRGIDIPDVAHVINYEMPSSIDTYTHRIGRTGRAGKKGVASSFLTYENTDIFFDLKQMLMQSNSPVPPELARHEASKFKPGSIPDRPPRRNDTVFANH encoded by the coding sequence ATGAAGCGCTCCGCCGACGCGATGACTGAGCCGGTGAAGCCTGTGTTCCTCACCAAGGCGGAGCGGGAGCGCCTCGCGCTTGAGCGCCGCCAGGCCGCCGTCTCCGACCAGCGCCGCACCGCGCTCGACCTCATCCAGTCCCTGCCCCGGCCCCCTCCGCCGCCGACTTCCGGTGGTCCTCCCCCGTCCGGCTCCAACCCCGCACGTCGCGACTCCTCCAACTCCAACCGCGACTCCGACCGGGACAGGGACCGGGACCAAGACCGGGAACGCCGCCGCGACGACGACTCCCGCCGCGACCGATATCGGGATCGAGATCGAGATAGGGACCGCGACCGAGATGACTCCTCCCGCCGCGACAGGGACCGCGACCGGCGCGACCGTGATAGGGACCGGGACCGGGACCGCGACAGGGATCGCGGGGACCGGGAGAGGGACCGGCTGGAGAAgattgcggagcgggagcgtgagaAGGAGCTCGACGCGATCAAGGAGCAGTACCTCGGGTCCAAGAAGCCCAAGAAGCGGGTTATCAAGCCCTCTGAGAAGTTCCGCTTCTCCTTCGACTGGGAAAACACCGAGGACACCAGCCGGGACATGAATGCACTCTACCAGTCGCCGCACGAGGCCCGGCTGCTCTTTGGCCGGGGCTTCCTTGCCGGCATTGACCGACGTGAGCAGAAGAAGGCGGCAGCTGTGCACGAGAAGGAGACCCGTGCAGAGCTGCGGCGCAAGGCTGGTGTGGaggaccgtccggaggatgatGCGGTAGATaagaagaaggctgctgctgctgaaattTATGATGCTTTCGATATGCGTGTGGACAGGCACTGGTCCGAAAAGACACTCGAGGAGATGACTGAGCGGGATTGGCGAATTTTCCGTGAGGATTTCAATATCTCCTATAAGGGTTCTCGCATACCCCGACCGATGCGAAAGTGGAGTGAAAGCAAGCTTGGCACCGAGTTGCTTCGTGCTATTGACAAGGCTGGATATGAAAAACCGTCACCAATCCAGATGGCTGCCATTCCGCTAGGTCTACAGCAGCGTGATGTTATTGGTATTGCTGAGACAGGTTCTGGAAAGACTGCAGCTTTTGTACTCCCCATGTTGTCTTACATTACCCGATTGCCACCCATAAGCGAGGAGAATGAGGCCGAGGGTCCCTATGCCGTTGTTATGGCACCTACTCGTGAGCTTGCTCAACAGATTGAGGAGGAGACTGTGAAATTTGCAACCTATCTAGGCCTTAAAGTTGTCTCAATTGTTGGTGGCCAGTCAATTGAGGAGCAGGGTTTCAAGATTAGGCAGGGCTGTGAGATTGTAATTGCCACACCTGGTCGGCTTCTTGATTGCTTGGAAAGGAGGTATGCTGTTCTCAACCAGTGCAACTATGTTGTGCTCGATGAGGCTGATAGGATGATTGATATGGGCTTTGAGCCACAAGTTGTTGGTGTCCTTGACGCGATGCCATCGAGTAACTTGAAACctgaaaatgaggatgaggaactTGATGAGAAAAGGATTTACAGAACTACTTATATGTTCAGTGCCACCATGCCTCCTGCTGTGGAACGTCTTGCTAGGAAGTATCTCCGAAACCCAGTTGTTGTGACAATTGGTACGGCTGGCAAGGCCACTGATCTGATCACCCAGAATGTGATCATGGTGAAGGAGTCTGAGAAGATGCCACGGCTCCAGAAGATACTCACGGATCTTGGAGACAAGACTGCCATTGTGTTCTGCAATACTAAGAAGACAGCGGACATGCGCGCCAAGGATCTGGACAAGGCAGGCTTCCGCGTCACAACCCTACATGGTGGGAAGTCACAAGACCAGAGAGAGATTAGCCTTGATGGATTTAGAAACCGTCGGTTCAATGTTCTTGTGGCTACTGATGTTGCAGGACGTGGTATTGATATTCCTGATGTTGCACACGTGATTAACTATGAGATGCCTAGTTCAATCGACACATACACACATCGCATTGGAAGGACAGGTCGTGCTGGAAAGAAGGGAGTAGCAAGTTCATTTTTAACTTACGAGAACACTGATATTTTCTTTGATCTGAAACAGATGCTTATGCAGAGCAACAGTCCCGTACCACCTGAACTTGCAAGGCATGAGGCATCAAAATTTAAGCCAGGCTCAATTCCTGATAGACCTCCAAGGCGAAATGATACAGTCTTTGCAAATCATTGA